In the Phaseolus vulgaris cultivar G19833 chromosome 7, P. vulgaris v2.0, whole genome shotgun sequence genome, one interval contains:
- the LOC137828941 gene encoding probable methyltransferase PMT16, protein MHIITIFSITRIQTAMANIDSSSPTIFNVRKTPIFVLIILLCIASYFLAAYHQGAPLLTTATTAALSLSLSTPCDHLTAEYSRTFPRCSANFSEYTPCQDPQRSLGYKRHRMIYRERHCPEEPLKCRVPAPHGYRNPFPWPASRDRAWFANVPHRELTVEKAVQNWIRFEGERFVFPGGGTTFPNGADAYIEDIGKLINLRDGSIRTALDTGCGVASWGAYLLSRNILTLSIAPRDTHEAQVQFALERGVPALIGILASKRLPFPSRAFDMSHCSRCLIPWAEYDGIFLNEVDRVLRPGGYWILSGPPINWKKYWKGWQRTEKDLNEEQTKIEEVAKSLCWSKLVEKDDIAIWQKPKNHFDCKLTQNRSFCSAQNDPDKAWYTDMQTCLTPVPEVSNKEETSGGMVEDWPKRLKSIPPRIYRSTIEGVTDEAFSKDYELWKKRVSYYKTVNKLLGTGRYRNLLDMNAHLGGFAAALIEDPVWVMNVVPVQAKVDTLGSIYERGLIGVYHDWCEAMSTYPRTYDLIHADSVLSLYSNRCGLEDILLEMDRILRPEGCVIIRDDVDMLVKVKSIVNGLEWDSIIVDHEDEHLKREKLLFAVKKYWTTPPASDNTN, encoded by the exons ATGCACATCATAACCATCTTCTCTATTACAAGAATCCAAACAGCCATGGCTAATATTGATTCTTCTTCCCCCACCATTTTCAACGTAAGAAAAACGCCAATCTTCGTCCTCATCATTCTTCTCTGCATCGCCTCCTACTTCCTCGCCGCGTACCACCAAGGAGCGCCCCTCCTCACCACCGCCACCACCGCCGCTCTCTCCCTCTCCCTCTCCACACCCTGCGACCACCTCACTGCCGAATATTCTAGAACCTTCCCACGCTGCAGCGCCAACTTCAGCGAGTACACGCCCTGCCAGGATCCTCAACGGTCTCTAGGGTACAAGCGGCACAGAATGATATATCGAGAGAGGCACTGTCCCGAGGAGCCCTTGAAATGTAGGGTTCCTGCCCCTCACGGATATCGAAACCCCTTTCCCTGGCCCGCGAGTAGAGACCGCGCGTGGTTCGCTAACGTCCCCCACCGTGAGCTCACCGTGGAGAAGGCCGTGCAGAACTGGATCCGCTTCGAGGGCGAGCGCTTCGTTTTCCCCGGCGGCGGAACCACCTTCCCCAACGGCGCCGACGCCTACATTGAGGACATCGGAAAGTTGATTAATCTTAGAGACGGCTCCATCAGAACTGCTTTGGACACTGGCTGTGGG GTGGCTAGTTGGGGAGCGTATCTTCTATCACGCAATATACTAACATTGTCAATTGCACCAAGGGACACCCATGAAGCACAAGTTCAATTTGCCCTTGAGCGTGGAGTTCCTGCACTCATTGGAATTCTTGCCTCCAAGAGGCTACCTTTCCCTTCAAGAGCTTTTGACATGTCCCATTGCTCTCGCTGCCTCATCCCATGGGCTGAATATG ATGGAATTTTTCTCAACGAAGTGGATCGAGTTCTACGCCCTGGCGGGTATTGGATTCTATCTGGGCCACCAATCAACTGGAAGAAATACTGGAAAGGGTGGCAAAGAACAGAGAAGGATTTGAACGAAGAGCAGACCAAAATTGAGGAGGTAGCCAAAAGCCTTTGCTGGAGCAAGCTAGTGGAGAAGGATGATATTGCTATCTGGCAGAAACCCAAAAACCATTTTGATTGTAAGCTTACCCAAAACCGGTCTTTTTGCAGTGCACAAAACGACCCTGACAAAGCCTG GTATACCGATATGCAGACATGTTTGACTCCTGTTCCTGAAGTGTCAAACAAAGAAGAAACTTCGGGTGGGATGGTGGAGGATTGGCCAAAGAGATTAAAATCCATCCCACCAAGGATTTATAGGAGTACCATAGAAGGGGTAACAGATGAAGCCTTTTCAAAAGATTATGAGCTGTGGAAGAAAAGGGTATCATATTATAAGACAGTGAACAAACTACTAGGAACCGGGAGATACCGCAATCTTTTGGATATGAATGCTCACTTGGGTGGATTTGCTGCTGCACTGATTGAGGACCCTGTTTGGGTCATGAATGTGGTTCCTGTTCAGGCTAAGGTTGACACACTTGGATCAATATATGAACGTGGGTTGATTGGAGTATATCATGACTG GTGTGAAGCAATGTCTACTTATCCTAGAACTTATGATCTAATTCATGCTGATTCAGTGTTAAGTCTTTACAGTAACAG ATGTGGGTTGGAAGACATTCTGCTAGAAATGGATAGGATTCTTCGACCAGAAGGATGTGTTATCATAAGAGACGATGTTGATATGTTGGTCAAAGTAAAGAGCATTGTGAATGGATTGGAATGGGACAGTATAATTGTAGACCATGAAGATGAGCATCTTAAGAGGGAGAAACTGCTATTTGCTGTGAAGAAGTATTGGACAACTCCACCAGCTTCCGACAACAcaaattaa